The following nucleotide sequence is from Vicinamibacterales bacterium.
GTGGCGGCATCACGGACAACCTGCCACGGATCTTCCCGGCTGGCGTTGGTGGCGTGATCGACCGTCGCGCCTGGGACGTGCCGCCGCTGTTCGAATTCCTCGGCAAGGCCGGCCAGGTCCCGGCCGACGACATGTATCGCTCGTTCAACATGGGGATCGGACTCATCGTCGCGTGTCGCGCGCAGGATGCCGACCGTCTCCTGGCTGCGCTTCGAGCGAGTGGCGAACAGCCCCGTGTGATCGGCGAGCTGGTTCGGGGTGACCGGCTGGTGCGCTACCGATGAATCGGACGCTCGGCGTGCTGATCTCGGGCCGGGGCAGCAATCTGCAGGCGATCGTCGACGCGATCGCGGGCGGCACGCTGCATGCGCGTATTGCGGTCGTGATATCGAACCGCGCGGATGCCGCCGGTCTCGAACGCGCGCGACGGGCCGGCATCGAGACCGCCTGCCTCGACCACCGGGCGTTTGCCTCGCGCGAGGACTACGACCGGGCGCTGGCCGGGGAGTTGCGCGCCAGACACGTGGGTCTCGTGTGTCTCGCCGGTTTCATGCGTCTGCTGAGCCCGGTCTTCATCGACGCGTTTCCGCACGAGATCCTCAACATTCACCCGTCACTGCTGCCAGCCTTCCCCGGTCTCGATGCGCAGCATCAGGCCTGGGCGCACGGCGCAAAGGTCAGTGGCGCGACGGTGCATCTCGTGGACCGCGACCTCGACGCGGGCCCCATCGTCCTTCAGCGCGCGGTGGTTGTGCTCGACGACGACACGCCCGACACGCTGGCGGCACGCATCCTGGTCGAGGAACACAGGCTGTATCCCGAGGCGATCCGGATTCTGCTCGACGGCGGCTGGCGGATCGAGGGGCGACGATTCGTCGCGCCGGCCCGCTGACCGGCCGGCGCGCTATAGTACTCAGTTCACATCTCTGGAAGGGGCGATCGAAAGCATGGCGAGCGACGTCTACCGTGAATTCGAGTGGCGGGGCATGGTGTACGAGGGGACCGAGGGGGTGCACGACGTCCTCGCACGTGAGAAGGTCACCTGCTACATCGGGTTCGATCCGACTGCATCGAGCTTGCACGTGGGCTCGCTCCTGCCGCTGATGGCGTTGGCGCGGCTCCAGCGCTTCGGACACAGCCCCATCGCGATAGCTGGCGGCGGCACGGGCATGATTGGCGACCCGAGCGGGAAGACCCAGGAGCGCCAACTCCTGAGCCTCGAGCAGATCGACGCGAACCTGGTCGGCATTAGAGCCCAGCTCGAGCGGTTCCTCGACTTCAACGCCGCCGCCAACCCCGCGCGCATCGTCAACAACGCCGACTGGCTGGCGAAGTTGAGCCTGATGGAATTCCTCCGCGACACGGGCAAGTACTTCACCGTGAACTACATGCTCGCGAAGGAGTCGGTGAAGCGGCGCATCGAGCAGGAGGACGGGATCTCGTACACCGAATTCTCGTACCTCATGCTGCAGGCGTACGACTTCCTCACCCTGTTCGACCGCTACCGGTGCACGCTGCAGCTCGGTGGGAGCGACCAGTGGGGAAACATCACCGCGGGCTGCGATCTGATTCGCAAGCTCCGCGCCGCGAAGGCGCACGGCCTCGTGATGCCGCTGGTCACGACGGCGTCGGGCGTGAAGTTCGGCAAGACGGAAGCGGGGGCCATCTGGCTCGACCCGACCCGCACATCCGACTTCCAGTTCTTCCAGTTCTGGTTGAACACCGACGACCGCGACGCGCTGAAATACCTGAAGTACTTCACCTTCCTCACCGAGGAGCAGGTGACGGCACTCGAGCGCGAACTGGCGGCGGCGCCCGAGAAGCGGGTCGCGCAGCGTGAGCTGGCGCGCGAGGTCACGAGGCTCGTCCGCGGCGACGAGGCGGTGGCGCGAGCGGAGCGGGCCAGCGGGATCCTGTTCGGCGGCAGCATGGCCGACGCAAAGGCCGACGACGTGCTCGAGGTGTTCGCGGACGTCCCATCCACCGAGATCGACGCCGCACGATTCGCCGCGCCGGGCCTCGCGATCGCGGAAGTCATGAGCCTGACGGGCCTCGCGGCGTCGAAGGGAGAGGCCGGTCGCCTGATCAAGGGTGGCGGCGTCTATCTGAACGATGCGCGCGTCACCGACGAGCGCGCGAGGCTGACGCTCGAGCAGGCGATCGACGGGCGGCTGTTCGTGTTGCGCAAGGGACAGCGAAGCCGACACGTGGTCCGGGTCCGGGGGTAGGGCCCCGGCCCTCGCCCCCTGTGGTCGAGCCGTCACCAGGTCCAGGTGGCGATCAACTGGCCGCCATGCGCGTTGACCGACGGCGTGATCGTCGGACGCCCGACGGACCGGGCATCCTGGAGCGCGGGGATGCCGTATCCCACGGCCACGCCGACACCCGCGCCCGCGATCACGTCGGTGAGGTAGTGCCGATCGGCGGAAACCCTGAAGTAGGCAGTCGCTGCCGCGAGCGGCACCCCTGCGATCCACAGCCACCCGGTCGGGCGGCCCCGCGCCGCCGTTTCATGCGCCACCGACACGAGCAATGTGAAGGCATCCGCCGTGTGCCCGGAGAAGAACGACGTGTTGCGGTCGTTCGGCTGGTCGACGGACCCGGGCCTGCGGTAGCGATATGACGGCCGCTCGCGTGCGGCCGCAATCTTCACGGTCTGCGCGATGAGCGACGTGGTCGTCAGCGCCTGGACGACCGTGAGGATGCCGCGCCCATCCAGGTCCCGACGGACCAGCACAAGTCCGAGCGGCGTGAACGCGGTGACATAGCTGAGGGTGTCGGCCCTTCCGAGGTTCGCATCGGACCATCGCAGCGCGTTCCGCACCGAGCGGTCGAGGCCGTTCACCGCATCGGCTCCGGAGGCCGTTGTCTCGCACCAGTGGCAATTCGCGGGATCGAGCAGAGAGGACGCGGCGAGCGCGCTCGCCAGGCCCGCGATCGTCACCGGCAGTTCCCACCGTGAGATGGGGGCGCGCTCTCGCGCCGGCTGGGGCGACTGCGCCTGCGCGGGTGCGGCGACGATCAGCGCGACGATGAGCAGGCGGACGATCATCACCAGTGGTCTCTGCCGGGCCCGAGCCGTCATCGAACACGACGGCGAGTCCGCATTCGAGCGAGCCGATCGACCATGCACGCGGGGAGCCTCCGCATCCGTCGGACCGTCGGGCCTCCGAAACAGTATGTGCCATTTCGCCGATGACCCTCCAAGGTGGGGGTTCCGGCGGAGCGGGGGGGGCGTGGGCTGTCGCCGGTCGTCGACCCAGGGATTGGCGAGAGGCCTGCGAGACAGGCTTGCGAGCGAGACTTGACACATGGACGGGCGACGGTCTATATTGTCCTTCTGCCTCGGACGTGACCCATCGTAACGACGGTGGCTGATTGCTCCAGTTGGACCGGAGCAATTTTTGTCTCAGTTCACAGCGGGACCCACGGCAACCAAGAAGTTCCACCGCGGAACAAAAAGGGTTGACAAGGGGAGGCAGGGTTGGTAAGCTCGTAAGGTTCCCCAAAACGAAGGTTGTTTGGGGGCGCTGCTCGGCGAGATTGGCAGCCCGAAAGAAAAGGGTTGACAGGGTAGGCGAGCAAGGGTAACATCAGAAGGTTCCCTTACGAACGGTGGTTAGGGAGCGAGTCGCGAAAGTGGCGACGTTCTGGTCGGTTCTTTGAAAACTAGATAGTGCGTGCAAGCACACACAGTATCCGATGAGGTCTCGCCGAAGCGCGCAAGCGCGGAGGCGGACGGAGTCGGAACACAACCCGTCGAGTATCAGCCCGCGGGCGTCTGGCTGGAGCGCGCGTAAGCGCGCGAAAGCTGACGAAACCGTGGCAATTCGACAATCCGATACAACGCAGCAGAGCCAAAAGTTCTCGCGTTGAAGCGTTTGCTGAAGGCGGCCGCAAGGCTGCTGGAGGCGACAATCTTTAACATGAGAGTTTGATCCTGGCTCAGAATCAACGCTGGCGGCGTGCCTAACACATGCAAGTCGAACGCGAAAGGGGCTTCGGCCCCAAGTAGAGTGGCAAACGGGTGAGTAACACGTGGGTGACCTGCCTTCGAGTGGGGGATAACGTCTCGAAAGGGACGCTAATACCGCATAACATCCTGCCTTTAAACAGGTGGAGATCAAAGCCGGGGACCGCAAGGCCTGGCGCTTGGAGAGGGGCCCGCGCCGGATTAGCTAGTTGGTGAGGTAACGGCCCACCAAGGCGACGATCCGTAGCCGGCCTGAGAGGGCGGACGGCCACACTGGGACTGAGACACGGCCCAGACTCCTACGGGAGGCAGCAGTGGGGAATTGTTCGCAATGGGCGCAAGCCTGACGACGCAACGCCGCGTGGAGGACGAAGATTTTCGGATCGTAAACTCCTGTCGAGCGGG
It contains:
- the purN gene encoding phosphoribosylglycinamide formyltransferase, with the translated sequence MNRTLGVLISGRGSNLQAIVDAIAGGTLHARIAVVISNRADAAGLERARRAGIETACLDHRAFASREDYDRALAGELRARHVGLVCLAGFMRLLSPVFIDAFPHEILNIHPSLLPAFPGLDAQHQAWAHGAKVSGATVHLVDRDLDAGPIVLQRAVVVLDDDTPDTLAARILVEEHRLYPEAIRILLDGGWRIEGRRFVAPAR
- the tyrS gene encoding tyrosine--tRNA ligase — protein: MASDVYREFEWRGMVYEGTEGVHDVLAREKVTCYIGFDPTASSLHVGSLLPLMALARLQRFGHSPIAIAGGGTGMIGDPSGKTQERQLLSLEQIDANLVGIRAQLERFLDFNAAANPARIVNNADWLAKLSLMEFLRDTGKYFTVNYMLAKESVKRRIEQEDGISYTEFSYLMLQAYDFLTLFDRYRCTLQLGGSDQWGNITAGCDLIRKLRAAKAHGLVMPLVTTASGVKFGKTEAGAIWLDPTRTSDFQFFQFWLNTDDRDALKYLKYFTFLTEEQVTALERELAAAPEKRVAQRELAREVTRLVRGDEAVARAERASGILFGGSMADAKADDVLEVFADVPSTEIDAARFAAPGLAIAEVMSLTGLAASKGEAGRLIKGGGVYLNDARVTDERARLTLEQAIDGRLFVLRKGQRSRHVVRVRG
- a CDS encoding phosphatase PAP2 family protein, giving the protein MIVRLLIVALIVAAPAQAQSPQPARERAPISRWELPVTIAGLASALAASSLLDPANCHWCETTASGADAVNGLDRSVRNALRWSDANLGRADTLSYVTAFTPLGLVLVRRDLDGRGILTVVQALTTTSLIAQTVKIAAARERPSYRYRRPGSVDQPNDRNTSFFSGHTADAFTLLVSVAHETAARGRPTGWLWIAGVPLAAATAYFRVSADRHYLTDVIAGAGVGVAVGYGIPALQDARSVGRPTITPSVNAHGGQLIATWTW